A region of Granulicella sibirica DNA encodes the following proteins:
- the uraH gene encoding hydroxyisourate hydrolase, whose amino-acid sequence MGISTHILDTSLGRPAANVPVSLARAGENKRWVPLNQMVTDADGRCRSLLPEDEALTPGVYIVHFDTASYYEAQEVPGLYPYVQIVFTVEAGQAHYHIPLLLTANGYTTYRGT is encoded by the coding sequence ATGGGCATTTCGACACATATCCTCGATACCTCGCTCGGCCGTCCCGCCGCCAATGTTCCCGTGTCGCTGGCGCGTGCGGGAGAAAACAAACGGTGGGTTCCGTTGAACCAGATGGTGACCGATGCAGATGGCCGGTGCAGGTCTTTGCTGCCGGAGGATGAGGCACTGACGCCGGGAGTGTATATCGTTCACTTCGATACGGCTTCGTATTATGAGGCGCAAGAAGTGCCGGGACTTTATCCGTATGTGCAGATCGTGTTTACGGTCGAGGCGGGACAGGCGCACTACCATATCCCTCTCCTGCTGACGGCTAATGGATATACGACTTATCGGGGGACCTAA
- the uraD gene encoding 2-oxo-4-hydroxy-4-carboxy-5-ureidoimidazoline decarboxylase, whose product MPPMLNRWNALAPDAAAAAILPCCGSTAWAAGVAAARPVETADALYELSDVVWRELPREAWLEAFASHPRIGQKHAVATAQSLAWSDGEQSAANPDELAKAALAEGNRAYEDRFQRIFIVCATGRSATEMLAILHQRMKNDPETELLEAAEQQRQITQLRLRKWLEQD is encoded by the coding sequence ATGCCGCCGATGCTCAATCGATGGAACGCGCTTGCTCCCGATGCTGCCGCTGCGGCGATCCTTCCCTGCTGCGGGTCGACTGCCTGGGCTGCGGGGGTAGCTGCTGCTCGTCCGGTAGAGACGGCTGACGCTTTGTACGAGTTATCGGACGTGGTGTGGAGGGAGTTACCGCGCGAGGCTTGGCTGGAGGCTTTTGCGAGCCATCCGCGGATTGGGCAGAAGCATGCCGTGGCGACGGCGCAGTCGCTTGCGTGGTCGGATGGGGAGCAGAGTGCGGCTAACCCGGATGAGCTTGCCAAGGCTGCTCTGGCTGAAGGCAACAGGGCTTATGAGGATCGGTTTCAGCGTATCTTTATCGTCTGTGCTACCGGCAGGTCGGCCACGGAGATGCTTGCGATTTTGCACCAACGCATGAAGAACGACCCCGAGACGGAACTGCTCGAGGCCGCGGAACAGCAACGACAGATTACCCAACTCCGCCTGCGGAAGTGGCTGGAACAGGACTGA
- the allB gene encoding allantoinase AllB, whose protein sequence is MSIMAYAYVSKRVVTPGGIQAAALLVEDGTIVSVGPVEELPAGCPVRELGDLAILPGLVDTHVHINEPGRTEWEGFRTATRAAAAGGFTTLIDMPLNCLPETTTVAALEIKRKAAEGQCMVDWSPWGGAVADNQGDILPLARAGVPGFKCFLIYPGCDGFTMIDREQLEAALPAIAESGLPLLVHAELAGPIDRAAASLEAADWRKYETYLASRPDDAELEAIRMLIGLCREYGFRLHIVHLSTALALAELRDAKAEGLPITVETCPHYLYFAAEHVADGNTLLKCAPPIRDEANREALWEGLRDGTIDLIATDHSPCPPEMKRLNEGRFDRAWGGIASLSVALPVVWKEASQRGFGLADVVRWMSYEPAKLAGMSERAGALAAGREANFTVFDPEAAFAVTPEDLHFRHAISPYVGETLRGKVVETWLRGMPVFAFGAFPSAPRGVEITLAVKADVS, encoded by the coding sequence ATGTCGATTATGGCATACGCGTATGTGTCGAAACGGGTGGTGACCCCGGGCGGAATCCAAGCGGCGGCCTTGCTGGTGGAGGACGGGACGATCGTTTCGGTGGGTCCGGTGGAGGAGCTTCCGGCGGGATGTCCAGTGCGGGAGCTTGGGGATCTGGCGATCCTTCCGGGGCTAGTCGATACCCATGTACATATCAATGAGCCGGGGCGGACGGAGTGGGAAGGGTTCAGGACAGCTACGCGCGCGGCTGCGGCTGGAGGGTTTACGACGCTTATCGACATGCCGTTGAACTGCCTGCCGGAGACGACGACCGTGGCGGCGCTTGAGATCAAACGGAAAGCTGCGGAAGGGCAGTGCATGGTGGACTGGTCTCCGTGGGGCGGGGCGGTGGCGGACAACCAGGGAGATATCCTTCCCTTGGCGCGGGCGGGAGTTCCGGGGTTCAAGTGCTTCCTGATTTACCCGGGGTGTGATGGGTTCACGATGATCGACCGCGAGCAGCTTGAAGCGGCGCTACCGGCGATTGCGGAAAGTGGACTTCCTCTGTTGGTGCATGCAGAACTGGCTGGACCGATCGATCGTGCGGCTGCTTCGCTTGAGGCAGCGGACTGGCGGAAGTATGAGACTTACTTAGCATCAAGACCGGATGATGCGGAGCTTGAGGCTATTCGCATGCTGATCGGGCTTTGCCGGGAGTATGGGTTTCGGCTGCATATCGTACATCTTTCGACGGCGCTTGCACTGGCTGAACTGCGGGATGCCAAGGCTGAGGGATTGCCGATTACGGTCGAGACGTGTCCACACTATCTTTACTTCGCGGCGGAGCATGTCGCGGATGGGAATACGCTGCTGAAGTGTGCGCCTCCGATTCGGGATGAGGCGAACCGTGAGGCACTTTGGGAGGGGCTGCGGGATGGGACGATCGATCTGATTGCCACGGATCACTCGCCTTGTCCGCCGGAGATGAAGCGGCTGAACGAAGGGCGGTTCGATCGGGCGTGGGGTGGGATTGCAAGTTTGTCAGTTGCGCTGCCGGTGGTTTGGAAGGAGGCTTCCCAGCGTGGGTTCGGGCTTGCGGACGTGGTGCGGTGGATGAGTTATGAGCCAGCGAAGCTTGCGGGGATGAGTGAGCGGGCGGGTGCGTTGGCTGCGGGACGTGAGGCTAACTTTACGGTCTTCGATCCGGAGGCTGCTTTTGCGGTGACACCGGAAGACCTGCACTTTCGGCATGCGATCTCGCCCTATGTGGGTGAGACGCTGCGGGGCAAGGTGGTTGAGACCTGGCTGCGAGGGATGCCGGTGTTCGCATTTGGGGCCTTCCCGTCTGCGCCACGTGGAGTGGAGATCACGCTTGCGGTGAAAGCTGACGTATCCTAG
- a CDS encoding nucleoside deaminase yields MQGNAHYMQMAIDLATENVVSGRGGPFGAVIVRAEEIIATAVNRVTENNDPTAHAEVLAIRAACQKLGDFQLEGCAIYTSCEPCPMCLAAIYWSRCEQIFFGGTKTDAADAGFDDSFLYDEVIKPIADRAIPTQQLLGTEAVASFDAWRRLSDRIDY; encoded by the coding sequence ATGCAAGGCAACGCGCACTACATGCAGATGGCCATCGACCTGGCGACTGAGAACGTCGTCTCCGGTCGTGGCGGACCCTTCGGAGCCGTCATCGTTCGCGCCGAAGAGATCATCGCCACCGCCGTCAATCGGGTCACTGAAAACAACGACCCAACCGCACACGCCGAGGTCCTCGCGATCCGCGCCGCCTGCCAGAAGCTCGGCGACTTCCAGCTCGAGGGCTGCGCCATCTACACAAGCTGCGAGCCCTGCCCCATGTGCCTCGCCGCTATCTACTGGTCGCGCTGCGAGCAAATCTTCTTCGGTGGCACCAAGACCGACGCCGCCGACGCAGGCTTCGATGACTCCTTCCTCTACGACGAGGTCATCAAGCCCATCGCCGACCGCGCCATCCCCACCCAGCAACTCCTTGGCACCGAAGCCGTGGCAAGCTTCGACGCATGGCGCAGACTCTCCGACAGAATCGATTACTGA
- a CDS encoding homoserine dehydrogenase — protein sequence MTTTKRPAKMVNKKSSGRPIKVAILGFGTVGSSVARVLAAGKYPGLRLTHIYNRDVERKRLSTAARYVPADAIWTENINDVLTSKVDIIVELMGGLKPTEAWIRAALTLGKSVVTANKQLIAYRGASLLRLAKAHSVQLIHGAAVAGGVPVIPGLLHGQSADHITRIRGILNGTCNYMLTRMEAGAGYAEVLSDAQALGYAEADPSADVDGFDARAKLCILSRIALQAELDPDQVPAQTISTIEKIDFMYAKELGCTIRQVSTAQLDSTRAGAMVQARVGPMLIPHTSPMAWSHGTQNMVVASGRFGGDVVFSGRGAGGEPTAVAVVSDLLAIAQGGVSVELPVHRRRVTGDFISPHYLRFVVNDRPGIVSSIAGALAKVGANIDSILQRPGHDKHALPFVVTTEPCLNSTIDKAVEAMAKMNCMLERPLCLQMLEPEPPTA from the coding sequence ATGACGACGACGAAACGCCCCGCAAAGATGGTCAACAAAAAGTCTTCTGGCAGGCCAATCAAGGTAGCCATCCTCGGCTTCGGAACAGTAGGCAGCTCGGTCGCCCGCGTATTAGCGGCAGGGAAATACCCCGGCCTCCGACTCACCCATATCTATAATCGCGACGTCGAACGCAAGCGCCTCTCGACCGCCGCAAGGTACGTCCCCGCCGACGCCATCTGGACCGAGAACATCAACGATGTCCTCACCTCCAAGGTCGACATCATCGTCGAGCTCATGGGCGGCCTCAAGCCCACCGAAGCCTGGATCCGCGCCGCCCTCACCTTGGGTAAGTCCGTCGTCACCGCGAACAAGCAGCTCATCGCCTATCGCGGAGCAAGTCTCCTGCGCCTCGCCAAGGCACACTCCGTCCAACTCATCCACGGAGCCGCCGTAGCCGGTGGCGTACCCGTCATTCCCGGCCTCCTGCACGGCCAGTCCGCCGACCACATCACCCGCATCCGCGGCATCCTCAACGGCACATGCAACTACATGCTGACCCGCATGGAAGCAGGAGCCGGCTACGCCGAAGTCCTCTCCGACGCCCAGGCTCTCGGCTACGCCGAAGCCGACCCAAGCGCCGACGTCGACGGCTTCGACGCCCGCGCCAAGCTCTGCATCCTCTCCCGCATCGCCCTCCAGGCCGAGCTCGACCCCGACCAGGTCCCCGCTCAGACCATCTCCACCATCGAAAAAATCGACTTCATGTACGCCAAGGAACTTGGCTGCACCATCCGCCAGGTCTCCACCGCCCAGCTCGACAGCACGCGCGCCGGAGCCATGGTCCAGGCCCGCGTCGGCCCCATGCTCATCCCCCACACCTCGCCCATGGCGTGGTCGCACGGCACCCAGAACATGGTCGTGGCCAGCGGTCGCTTCGGCGGAGACGTCGTCTTCTCGGGCCGAGGAGCAGGCGGCGAACCCACCGCCGTAGCCGTAGTCTCGGACCTCCTCGCCATAGCCCAGGGCGGAGTCTCGGTCGAACTCCCCGTTCACCGCCGCCGAGTCACCGGAGACTTCATCTCCCCCCACTATCTCCGCTTCGTCGTCAACGACCGCCCCGGCATCGTCTCGTCCATCGCCGGAGCCCTCGCCAAGGTCGGAGCCAACATCGACTCCATCCTCCAGCGCCCCGGCCACGACAAGCACGCGCTCCCCTTCGTCGTCACCACCGAGCCCTGCCTCAACTCCACCATCGACAAGGCCGTCGAAGCGATGGCGAAGATGAACTGCATGCTGGAGCGCCCCCTCTGCCTCCAGATGCTCGAACCCGAACCTCCAACCGCCTAA
- a CDS encoding GNAT family N-acetyltransferase, which yields MQQEQVMDATTETMGITIRELGRGEDGTAFRVLNEEWITKLFTLEARDREVLGDPETHILSKGGHIYLVEKDGEAVGCVALIPEEGHGLYEVSKMAVSPTLRGLGIGRKLLEYTIARAREIGATALYLGSSKKLKNAVHLYEALGFRHVDPKTLPEAPYSRADVFMHMGL from the coding sequence ATGCAGCAGGAACAGGTAATGGACGCGACGACTGAAACGATGGGGATCACGATACGGGAGCTTGGGCGCGGTGAGGATGGGACGGCTTTTCGGGTTTTGAACGAGGAGTGGATCACGAAGCTGTTCACGCTGGAGGCTCGGGATCGCGAGGTCCTGGGTGATCCGGAGACGCACATCCTGAGCAAGGGTGGGCATATCTACCTGGTCGAGAAGGACGGCGAGGCGGTAGGGTGCGTGGCGCTGATCCCGGAGGAGGGGCATGGGCTGTACGAGGTCTCGAAGATGGCGGTTTCGCCGACGCTGCGGGGACTTGGGATTGGGCGGAAGCTGCTGGAGTACACGATTGCGCGGGCAAGGGAGATTGGGGCCACGGCGCTCTATCTCGGCAGCAGCAAGAAGCTGAAGAACGCGGTGCATCTCTATGAGGCGCTGGGGTTCCGGCATGTGGATCCGAAGACGCTGCCGGAGGCGCCTTACTCACGGGCGGATGTGTTTATGCATATGGGACTGTAG
- a CDS encoding LysR substrate-binding domain-containing protein, whose product MDQDVELRHLRYFVAVAEELHFGRAALRLHLAQPPLSQQIRKLEEILGYALFTRTSRSVALTTAGEAFLQSARRTLRNVQRDLEEARSIGRGEVGSLHVGFIGSGMLATLPAIFRAYIEAYPLVTLRLHESFTAKVIDGLKEGTLDAGILRDGDPVDAFDVITLFSEPFVAVLPANHPRARQKTISPAHLRDEPFVYYPRSAGTRAFEKPLTIFEAHGFRPHIVQEASHWLTILRLVGAGLGVTVAPACVAGISSPDVVCLPLRDVKVVSNIELACLAGESRPIVQRFAQIARSARNIAELVIS is encoded by the coding sequence ATGGATCAGGATGTAGAACTCCGCCATCTCCGCTACTTCGTCGCCGTCGCCGAAGAGTTGCACTTCGGCCGCGCCGCCCTGCGCCTTCACCTCGCCCAACCCCCGCTCTCCCAGCAGATCCGCAAGCTCGAAGAGATCCTCGGCTACGCCCTCTTCACTCGCACCTCCCGCTCCGTCGCACTGACGACCGCAGGCGAAGCCTTCCTGCAATCCGCCCGCCGCACCCTCCGCAACGTCCAGCGTGACCTCGAAGAAGCCCGCAGCATCGGTCGCGGCGAGGTCGGATCGCTCCACGTAGGCTTCATCGGCTCGGGCATGCTCGCCACCCTCCCCGCCATCTTCCGCGCCTATATCGAGGCATATCCGCTCGTGACCCTCCGCCTCCACGAGTCCTTCACCGCGAAAGTCATCGACGGCCTCAAAGAAGGAACCCTCGACGCCGGCATCCTCCGCGACGGCGACCCCGTTGACGCCTTCGACGTCATCACCCTCTTCTCCGAGCCCTTCGTCGCCGTCCTTCCCGCCAACCATCCCCGCGCCCGCCAGAAGACCATCTCCCCCGCCCACCTCCGCGACGAGCCCTTCGTCTACTACCCTCGCAGCGCCGGCACCCGGGCCTTCGAGAAGCCCCTCACCATCTTCGAAGCCCACGGCTTCCGCCCCCACATCGTCCAGGAAGCCTCGCACTGGCTGACGATTCTCCGCCTCGTCGGGGCCGGCCTCGGCGTCACCGTGGCCCCTGCCTGCGTCGCAGGGATATCATCTCCCGACGTCGTCTGCCTGCCTTTACGCGACGTCAAGGTCGTCAGCAACATCGAACTGGCATGTCTCGCCGGAGAGTCGCGCCCGATCGTCCAGCGCTTCGCTCAGATCGCTCGCAGCGCCCGGAACATCGCCGAGCTTGTGATCTCTTGA
- a CDS encoding beta-ketoacyl-ACP synthase III, producing the protein MKLTLKPRVQVRAKISAVGAYVPPKLLTNADLEKMVATNDQWITERTGIRERHLVEPGVATSDLAVEAARCCLARRGIPATDLEVIIVATVTPDMLFPATACLVQDKLGAKGAWGFDLSAACSGFPYALQVGAKLIESGVHKKVMVIGADVMSSIIDYTDRSTCVIFGDGAGAVLLEPCADDEVGLIDFFHEIDGSGAASLNMPGGGSLHPATQETVAHKMHFVHQDGQAVYKFAVRKMAEAAETVLTRNGVTGADLGCFIPHQANKRIILSTAERLGMPESSVVINIDRFGNTTAATIPLAMNTAIGEGRIKKGDLVLLASVGAGFTVGATLLQWEI; encoded by the coding sequence TTGAAGTTGACGTTGAAGCCCAGGGTGCAGGTCAGAGCCAAAATCAGCGCAGTCGGAGCCTACGTTCCACCCAAATTACTGACCAACGCAGACCTGGAAAAGATGGTCGCGACCAACGACCAGTGGATCACCGAGCGCACCGGCATCCGTGAGCGTCACCTCGTCGAACCCGGCGTCGCCACCAGCGATCTCGCCGTCGAAGCCGCCAGATGCTGCCTCGCCCGGCGCGGAATCCCCGCCACCGACCTCGAAGTCATCATCGTCGCCACCGTCACGCCCGACATGCTCTTTCCCGCCACCGCCTGCCTCGTGCAGGACAAGCTCGGCGCCAAGGGAGCCTGGGGCTTCGACCTCTCCGCAGCCTGCTCCGGCTTCCCCTACGCCCTCCAGGTGGGCGCCAAGCTCATCGAAAGCGGCGTCCACAAGAAGGTCATGGTCATCGGCGCCGACGTCATGAGCTCCATCATCGACTACACCGACCGCTCCACCTGCGTCATCTTCGGCGACGGAGCCGGTGCCGTCCTCCTCGAGCCCTGCGCTGACGATGAAGTAGGCCTCATCGACTTCTTCCACGAGATCGACGGCTCTGGAGCCGCTTCGCTGAATATGCCCGGCGGCGGCAGCCTCCACCCCGCCACGCAGGAAACCGTCGCCCACAAGATGCACTTCGTCCACCAGGACGGCCAGGCCGTCTACAAGTTCGCCGTCCGCAAGATGGCCGAAGCCGCCGAAACCGTCCTCACCCGCAACGGCGTCACCGGAGCTGACCTCGGCTGCTTCATCCCTCACCAGGCCAACAAGCGCATCATCCTCTCGACCGCCGAGCGTCTCGGCATGCCCGAGTCCTCCGTCGTCATCAACATCGACCGCTTCGGCAACACCACCGCTGCCACCATCCCTCTCGCCATGAACACCGCCATCGGCGAGGGCCGTATCAAGAAAGGCGACTTGGTTCTCCTAGCCAGCGTAGGCGCCGGCTTCACCGTAGGAGCCACCCTGCTCCAGTGGGAGATCTAG
- a CDS encoding STAS domain-containing protein yields the protein MPTSTAAPFLTLDFEHRGTTTIVKCHGRLVSGVNEGLYANVSKFIPESKRIILDLTDLSYMDSMGLGTLMRLYVSARAHGCSLELINIGKRIQDLLELTNIWSVFARVGEHGIKF from the coding sequence ATGCCGACTTCGACCGCTGCACCGTTCCTTACGCTGGACTTCGAACACAGGGGCACTACAACAATCGTTAAGTGCCACGGCAGGCTTGTATCAGGCGTGAACGAGGGGCTTTACGCGAACGTCTCGAAGTTCATTCCGGAGTCGAAGCGGATCATTCTTGATCTGACCGATCTCTCATACATGGACAGCATGGGTCTCGGGACGCTCATGCGGCTGTATGTTTCGGCACGGGCGCATGGGTGTTCGCTCGAGCTAATCAACATCGGAAAGCGAATTCAGGATCTTCTGGAGCTGACAAATATCTGGTCGGTGTTCGCCCGGGTGGGCGAGCATGGGATCAAGTTCTAG
- a CDS encoding DUF899 domain-containing protein, with the protein MTSNEQIAQMTKPAVVSPEEWQTAWQQMLVKEKEHTRARDALAAARRRMPWLEVEKDYVFEGPQGKVLLLDLFEGRRQLVLYRAFYDSNVYGWPDHACVGCSLGADQVSHLSHLHARDTTLAYASRGSQENIASLKRRMGWDKIPWYTITDEFDKDFGVDEWHGHNVFFRDENDRIFRTYFINNRGDEAMGSLWSYLDITALGRQEDWEDSPEGYPKTPRYKWWRWHDVYGKEDRKWSNLVDSAMVTLKL; encoded by the coding sequence ATGACGAGCAATGAGCAGATCGCACAGATGACGAAGCCTGCGGTGGTATCGCCGGAGGAATGGCAGACGGCCTGGCAGCAGATGCTGGTCAAGGAGAAGGAGCATACCCGGGCGCGGGATGCCCTGGCGGCGGCGAGGCGGCGCATGCCGTGGCTGGAAGTCGAGAAGGATTATGTCTTCGAGGGGCCGCAGGGTAAGGTCTTGCTGCTGGATCTGTTCGAAGGACGGCGGCAGCTTGTGCTCTATCGGGCGTTCTATGACTCGAATGTTTATGGATGGCCCGATCACGCGTGCGTTGGCTGCTCACTGGGCGCAGACCAGGTGTCGCATCTCTCGCATCTGCATGCGCGCGATACCACGCTGGCTTATGCTTCGCGGGGATCACAGGAGAACATTGCGAGTCTGAAACGGCGGATGGGATGGGACAAGATTCCGTGGTACACGATCACGGATGAGTTCGATAAGGACTTCGGTGTCGACGAGTGGCACGGGCATAATGTGTTCTTCCGGGATGAGAACGACAGGATCTTCCGCACTTACTTCATCAACAATCGCGGCGACGAGGCCATGGGCAGCTTGTGGAGTTACCTGGACATCACCGCGCTTGGACGGCAGGAAGATTGGGAGGACTCGCCGGAGGGGTATCCGAAGACGCCGCGGTATAAGTGGTGGCGGTGGCATGACGTTTACGGCAAGGAAGACAGGAAATGGTCGAATCTCGTAGATAGTGCCATGGTGACGCTGAAGCTCTGA
- a CDS encoding VOC family protein yields the protein MMADGFIWYELITNDMDKAVDFYKKVVEWDVRDSGMPGMTYMLFGKDSKDVGGMMTWAGAGETGMPPVWMGHIHTAKLDEELKSVTADGGTIVKPAQDIPGVGRFAVVSDPQEVKYLLFEPGGAGAPPSRLGQGDAGNVGWHEMLTDDAAKAFEYYSKHYGWEKDFAHDMGAMGAYQTFRMEQPFPSGGMMNRKGPGMPEGIPPHWQFYFNVDDIEAAQKRVIDAGGTVTVPPMDVPGGSRILQGIDDQGGHFALTQGPKA from the coding sequence ATGATGGCGGATGGTTTTATCTGGTACGAGCTCATTACCAACGATATGGACAAGGCAGTGGATTTCTACAAGAAGGTTGTCGAGTGGGATGTCCGCGATTCGGGCATGCCCGGCATGACTTATATGCTCTTCGGCAAAGACTCGAAGGATGTTGGCGGCATGATGACGTGGGCGGGCGCCGGTGAGACCGGGATGCCGCCTGTGTGGATGGGCCACATTCATACCGCGAAGCTCGACGAAGAGCTGAAAAGTGTCACAGCGGACGGTGGGACCATCGTCAAGCCGGCGCAGGATATTCCGGGTGTCGGTCGCTTCGCTGTCGTCTCGGACCCGCAGGAGGTGAAGTACCTGCTCTTTGAGCCTGGCGGGGCCGGGGCGCCTCCATCACGCCTGGGTCAAGGGGACGCGGGGAATGTGGGCTGGCACGAAATGCTAACCGATGATGCGGCGAAGGCTTTCGAGTACTACTCCAAGCACTACGGATGGGAGAAGGACTTTGCGCACGACATGGGTGCGATGGGCGCCTACCAGACGTTCCGCATGGAACAGCCGTTCCCCTCGGGTGGCATGATGAACCGCAAGGGGCCGGGCATGCCCGAAGGCATCCCTCCGCACTGGCAGTTCTACTTCAACGTCGACGATATCGAGGCGGCGCAGAAGCGAGTCATTGATGCGGGCGGAACAGTCACGGTGCCTCCGATGGATGTTCCGGGCGGCTCACGCATTCTGCAGGGCATCGACGACCAAGGCGGGCACTTCGCCCTGACGCAAGGGCCGAAGGCGTAA
- a CDS encoding TetR/AcrR family transcriptional regulator has translation MKKNDSSQGRETFRHGDLRNALVAAGLEMARVGGPNAVILREATRQAGVSPNAAYRHFSGQAALLDAVRSACIAQLASAIETELGSIAKWRNPQAFARKSLRAVGVGYLGFAMREPGMFRTAFSVSPLVHEQNPANTASMGLNPFQLLSLALDRMLESGLLTKKQRKDAEYLAWSSVHGLALLALEGPLHVMPPAMVLTLGERLVAMVERGLT, from the coding sequence ATGAAAAAGAACGACTCAAGCCAGGGACGCGAGACCTTTCGCCACGGCGATCTGCGAAACGCGCTGGTAGCGGCCGGGCTCGAAATGGCCAGAGTCGGCGGACCCAACGCGGTCATTCTGCGCGAAGCGACCCGTCAGGCGGGAGTCTCACCAAACGCAGCCTATCGACACTTTTCCGGCCAGGCCGCTCTGCTCGACGCCGTGCGTTCCGCATGCATCGCCCAACTCGCATCTGCGATTGAGACGGAACTAGGCAGCATCGCGAAGTGGAGAAATCCACAGGCATTTGCCCGAAAAAGCCTGAGGGCCGTGGGCGTCGGATACTTGGGATTTGCGATGAGAGAGCCAGGCATGTTTCGCACCGCCTTTTCGGTCTCCCCGCTCGTCCACGAGCAGAATCCGGCCAACACGGCATCGATGGGCCTGAACCCCTTTCAACTCCTCTCCCTCGCGCTCGATCGCATGCTGGAGAGTGGCTTGCTCACGAAGAAGCAGCGCAAAGACGCCGAGTACCTCGCCTGGTCGTCCGTCCACGGCCTTGCGCTTCTGGCCCTCGAAGGACCCCTCCACGTAATGCCCCCCGCCATGGTGCTCACTCTCGGCGAGCGGCTCGTGGCCATGGTGGAGCGGGGCCTGACCTAA
- a CDS encoding PadR family transcriptional regulator — translation MYLADMKKALSNSTVNALLGLLSIKPMSGYDLRQFIPESIGHFWSESYGQIYPTLRRMAEEGLVAKRTETQRGKPDRHVYSLTGAGRERLQQWLELPFAVEVPRNELLLKMFFGAHATSAVNRKHIHTFLEKEERDLQMFTSIAEFLRMRAGDDPQLPYWLITLSRGRHEASGNIAWAHETLEELDRLEQTAPSKSDHNAPKPGIEAHHGA, via the coding sequence ATGTATCTTGCAGACATGAAGAAGGCGCTTTCAAACTCGACGGTCAACGCCCTTCTCGGCCTCCTCAGCATCAAGCCCATGTCCGGCTATGATCTTCGCCAGTTCATCCCCGAGTCCATCGGTCACTTCTGGAGCGAAAGTTACGGCCAGATCTACCCCACTCTCCGCCGCATGGCCGAAGAGGGACTGGTCGCGAAGCGCACCGAGACCCAGCGGGGAAAGCCTGACCGCCACGTCTACTCCCTCACCGGCGCGGGCCGCGAGCGCCTTCAACAATGGCTCGAGCTCCCCTTCGCCGTCGAGGTCCCCCGCAACGAGCTTCTCCTCAAGATGTTCTTCGGAGCCCACGCAACCTCAGCCGTGAACCGCAAGCACATCCACACCTTCCTCGAAAAAGAAGAACGCGATCTCCAGATGTTCACGAGCATTGCGGAGTTTCTCAGAATGCGAGCAGGGGACGACCCGCAGCTGCCGTACTGGCTGATCACGCTGAGCCGGGGTCGCCACGAAGCATCCGGCAACATCGCCTGGGCTCACGAAACGTTAGAGGAGCTCGACAGACTCGAACAAACTGCCCCATCGAAGTCAGACCACAACGCACCTAAACCCGGAATCGAGGCACACCATGGCGCATGA
- a CDS encoding YqaA family protein has translation MTLLNDIALGAVSTLPSAASQAVVPAALALLGQHSSALLKLFFSLGLFGVFLVSIVDSSFVPLPLPGLTDVMVVVIAAQRGGWPHLTLLLGLATLGSAIGGFVSYQVGQSGGMAFLEKRVPPRIFKRVTQWMEDHAILAVALPAILPPPMPLSAFVLAAGALNMRRRTFMTTFTLSRLGRHAIALWLGVRYGSAVLGLWAKFSQKWAEPILIVLWSGILLSCGFAFYKIYATSKSIHGPVRQAAS, from the coding sequence ATGACGCTTCTTAACGACATAGCCTTGGGGGCGGTGAGTACGCTACCTTCCGCTGCCTCGCAGGCTGTCGTTCCGGCGGCACTTGCGCTGCTCGGTCAGCACTCGAGCGCTCTGCTGAAGTTGTTCTTTTCGCTTGGGCTGTTTGGAGTCTTTCTGGTCTCGATTGTCGACTCATCCTTTGTTCCACTGCCTCTGCCTGGGTTAACGGACGTGATGGTCGTTGTCATCGCGGCGCAGCGTGGGGGATGGCCGCACCTGACGCTTCTGCTTGGGCTGGCGACGCTTGGGTCGGCAATTGGTGGATTCGTCAGCTACCAGGTTGGACAGTCGGGAGGGATGGCGTTCCTGGAGAAGCGGGTTCCGCCGCGGATCTTCAAGCGGGTGACGCAGTGGATGGAGGATCATGCGATCCTGGCAGTCGCGCTGCCGGCGATCCTTCCTCCGCCTATGCCATTGAGCGCGTTTGTGCTGGCGGCAGGCGCATTGAATATGCGGCGCAGGACGTTCATGACGACGTTTACGCTGAGCCGGCTTGGACGGCATGCGATCGCGCTTTGGCTCGGGGTTCGCTATGGGTCGGCCGTGCTTGGGCTTTGGGCGAAGTTCTCGCAGAAGTGGGCCGAGCCGATTCTAATCGTGCTCTGGTCGGGAATTCTGCTGAGCTGCGGGTTTGCGTTCTACAAGATTTACGCTACGTCGAAGTCGATCCATGGACCGGTGCGGCAGGCGGCTTCCTAG